In one Zobellia galactanivorans genomic region, the following are encoded:
- a CDS encoding DUF6268 family outer membrane beta-barrel protein, with the protein MISVQPEESIRYLTRTIFFFLWSFVGLAQTPDVIRAEYMLMPRNDSDAELSRMKLLVNVPIKVRDSNNVILGAEYNRLAYNLERELPFSSAGLKQFHVLDFNMAYVWKFNPNWRFIGVVTPRLASTLTNPLENGDFSVNATVGFFKEKKNIDKPMILVLGVAYNSTVALRIPLPIFYYERRFSKSWSFVVGIPKTGMKFHLKERHQFQTEFIFDGYYVNLQNNIVLPNTVSASSVSSSAALVTVGYQFRLAANTFIYAYAGHTVFQDGVLRDADRNDIFTLNDNPSLYFRTGFRIGL; encoded by the coding sequence GTGATATCAGTTCAACCGGAGGAAAGTATTAGATACCTTACCCGTACCATTTTTTTCTTTTTGTGGTCTTTTGTAGGCTTGGCACAAACACCTGATGTGATCAGGGCCGAATATATGTTGATGCCAAGAAATGATTCCGATGCCGAGTTGTCGCGAATGAAGCTATTGGTTAACGTTCCCATTAAGGTGCGCGATTCGAACAACGTGATTTTAGGGGCCGAATATAACCGCTTGGCCTATAATTTGGAAAGGGAGCTTCCCTTCAGTAGTGCGGGGTTGAAGCAGTTCCATGTCTTGGATTTTAACATGGCGTACGTTTGGAAATTCAATCCTAATTGGCGCTTTATCGGTGTGGTTACCCCACGTTTGGCATCCACATTGACCAATCCTTTGGAAAATGGTGATTTTTCGGTGAATGCCACGGTCGGCTTTTTTAAGGAAAAGAAAAACATAGACAAGCCTATGATTTTGGTGTTGGGCGTGGCCTATAATTCTACGGTGGCCCTTCGTATCCCCCTACCTATTTTTTATTATGAAAGACGCTTTAGCAAAAGTTGGAGCTTTGTAGTAGGAATACCTAAGACCGGAATGAAATTCCACCTCAAGGAAAGGCATCAGTTTCAAACCGAATTTATTTTTGACGGATACTATGTAAATCTTCAGAATAATATAGTGCTTCCGAATACCGTTAGTGCCTCGTCGGTATCGTCGTCTGCCGCATTGGTAACCGTGGGGTATCAGTTTAGGCTCGCCGCAAATACCTTTATTTATGCCTATGCCGGTCATACGGTGTTTCAAGACGGGGTGTTGAGAGATGCCGATAGAAATGATATATTTACATTAAACGATAATCCCAGTCTATACTTTAGAACGGGGTTTAGAATAGGACTCTAA
- a CDS encoding sigma-54-dependent transcriptional regulator: protein MPRILVIEDESAIRRVLVKILSEESDTYQLEEAEDGLKGLEAVKNNDYDLVLCDIKMPKMDGVEVLEAARKIKPETPFIMISGHGDLDTAVNTMRIGAFDYISKPPDLNRLLTTVRNALDRKELVVENKILKKKVSKNYEMIGESEEITIIKDMIEKVAPTDARVLITGANGTGKELVAHWLHEKSQRSAAPFIEVNCAAIPSELIESELFGHVKGAFTSAVKDRAGKFEAANKGTIFLDEIGDMSLSAQAKVLRALQESKISRVGSDKDIKVDVRVLAATNKDLKKEIEEGNFREDLYHRLAVILIKVPSLNDRRDDIPLLIEHFAKKIVNEQGIAPKAFSAKAIKLLKSYDWTGNIRELRNVVERLIILGGSEVTEEDVKLFASK from the coding sequence ATGCCTAGAATATTAGTAATCGAAGATGAATCCGCGATCAGACGGGTGTTGGTAAAGATCCTTTCCGAAGAAAGCGACACCTATCAATTGGAAGAGGCCGAAGATGGCCTTAAAGGTTTGGAAGCGGTAAAGAACAATGATTATGACCTAGTGCTCTGTGATATTAAGATGCCCAAGATGGATGGTGTTGAGGTACTCGAAGCGGCCCGAAAAATTAAGCCGGAGACCCCTTTTATCATGATTTCGGGGCATGGAGACCTCGATACGGCCGTCAATACGATGCGAATAGGGGCTTTTGACTATATTTCAAAACCACCCGATTTAAATCGCCTTTTGACCACGGTGCGCAATGCGCTGGACCGTAAGGAATTGGTGGTCGAGAATAAGATCTTGAAAAAGAAGGTCAGTAAGAATTATGAAATGATCGGTGAGAGCGAAGAAATCACCATCATTAAGGATATGATAGAAAAAGTGGCACCTACCGATGCCCGTGTGCTTATAACGGGGGCAAACGGTACCGGAAAAGAACTGGTAGCCCATTGGCTCCATGAAAAGAGCCAACGTAGCGCTGCTCCGTTTATAGAGGTCAATTGTGCGGCCATTCCTTCCGAGCTTATAGAGAGCGAACTTTTCGGACATGTAAAGGGGGCATTTACTTCGGCGGTGAAAGATCGTGCGGGTAAATTTGAGGCGGCCAACAAGGGAACGATATTTCTAGATGAAATCGGCGATATGAGCCTGTCGGCGCAAGCCAAGGTCCTCAGGGCATTGCAGGAGAGTAAAATATCTCGCGTAGGTAGCGATAAGGATATTAAGGTCGATGTACGTGTCTTGGCGGCGACCAACAAAGACCTAAAAAAGGAAATCGAAGAGGGGAACTTTCGTGAAGACCTCTATCATCGACTGGCCGTTATTCTTATAAAGGTTCCTTCCTTGAACGATAGGCGAGACGATATTCCCTTGCTTATAGAGCATTTCGCGAAAAAAATAGTCAATGAACAAGGTATAGCCCCTAAGGCTTTTTCTGCAAAAGCGATCAAGCTTTTAAAGAGTTATGACTGGACAGGTAATATCAGGGAGCTCAGAAACGTTGTGGAACGATTGATAATCTTGGGCGGAAGTGAGGTTACTGAAGAAGATGTCAAACTTTTTGCCAGTAAGTAA
- a CDS encoding PPK2 family polyphosphate kinase, protein MYGPKMTQFRVDKEIELSKCPTHVDFGRSEKELKKDLKKIRVELGEFQDTLYAHGKYSVLICLQGMDTAGKDSLIREVFKDFNARGVVVHSFKVPTALERGHDYLWRHYIALPAKGKFGVFNRTHYENVLVTRVHPEYILGEHIPGIHSVADIDQEFWDKRFEQINNFERHIAENGTIIFKFFLHLSKEEQRLRLLRRLALQRKNWKFSPSDLEERKLWKKYQHCYEDAINETSKPHAPWYIVPADNKKAARVVVASVLLEELKKYKDIKEPDLDDKIKANLALYKNELENEKE, encoded by the coding sequence ATGTACGGACCAAAAATGACCCAGTTTAGGGTAGATAAAGAGATAGAGCTTTCAAAATGCCCCACCCATGTTGATTTTGGAAGGAGCGAAAAGGAGCTTAAAAAGGACTTAAAAAAGATTCGGGTTGAGCTTGGGGAGTTTCAAGATACCCTTTACGCCCATGGAAAATACAGTGTCTTGATCTGTTTGCAGGGTATGGATACGGCAGGGAAGGACAGTCTTATTCGTGAGGTATTCAAAGACTTCAATGCCCGGGGCGTGGTTGTTCATAGTTTTAAAGTGCCTACGGCCTTAGAACGGGGGCATGATTATTTGTGGCGCCACTATATAGCATTGCCGGCCAAGGGCAAGTTTGGGGTGTTCAATAGAACCCACTATGAAAACGTTTTGGTAACGAGGGTGCATCCCGAGTATATTTTAGGTGAACATATTCCCGGTATTCATTCCGTGGCTGATATTGACCAAGAATTTTGGGACAAACGCTTCGAGCAGATCAATAACTTTGAACGCCATATTGCCGAAAACGGTACCATCATCTTTAAGTTCTTTCTTCACCTGTCGAAAGAGGAACAGCGATTAAGGCTTTTAAGAAGATTGGCCCTGCAACGTAAGAACTGGAAATTTTCGCCTAGCGATCTTGAGGAGCGTAAGCTTTGGAAGAAATATCAACATTGTTACGAAGACGCCATTAACGAGACCTCGAAACCCCATGCCCCATGGTATATAGTTCCTGCGGATAATAAAAAGGCTGCCCGGGTGGTCGTAGCCTCCGTGCTTTTAGAGGAGCTCAAGAAATATAAAGACATTAAAGAACCCGACCTTGACGATAAAATAAAGGCTAACTTGGCCCTTTATAAAAACGAATTGGAAAACGAAAAGGAATGA
- a CDS encoding M20/M25/M40 family metallo-hydrolase, with protein MKRISLLLLLYITFGNSVLAQDKDAAQIKKIYDQALTQGKAYDWLNYLSNQIGGRLSGSVQAQQAVEYTKSQLDSLGLDRVWLQPVKVPKWVRGTPEFAYFETSPGLSTNVNICALGGSVATPLGGLKAGVVEVQGIEELEALGKEKIEGKIVFFNRPMDPTLISTFAAYSGCVDQRYSGAEEAAKYGAVGVIVRSMNLRIDNFPHTGSMGYGDTPVSKRIPAAAISTKGAELLSTTLKLNSETKFYFKQNCKQFNDVESFNVIGEIRGSEFPNEIMVIGGHLDSWDLGDGSHDDGAGCVQSMDVLRLLKTTGYKPKRTIRVVLFMNEENGLRGGNKYAEIAKGKNEKHVFALESDAGGFTPRGFSFDCSDENLKQVHSWKSLFEPYYIHLFEKGFSGADIRPLKDDGIVLAGLRPDSQRYFEHHHSENDTFEHVNKRELELGAASMASLVYLFDTYGVVTSPK; from the coding sequence ATGAAACGAATAAGTCTACTTCTATTATTGTACATCACTTTTGGAAATTCTGTTCTAGCCCAAGACAAAGATGCCGCGCAGATAAAAAAGATATATGATCAGGCCCTTACCCAAGGTAAAGCTTATGATTGGCTCAATTATCTTTCCAATCAGATAGGGGGCAGGCTGTCGGGCAGTGTTCAGGCCCAGCAGGCGGTCGAGTATACCAAGTCGCAATTAGATTCTTTGGGGCTTGATCGGGTTTGGCTCCAACCGGTAAAGGTCCCCAAATGGGTGAGGGGCACGCCTGAATTCGCCTATTTTGAAACGAGTCCGGGACTTTCTACCAATGTCAATATATGTGCCTTAGGGGGCTCTGTGGCAACTCCCTTGGGAGGTTTAAAGGCAGGAGTGGTAGAGGTTCAGGGTATTGAAGAGCTTGAGGCTCTAGGAAAGGAAAAAATAGAAGGCAAGATCGTATTTTTTAATAGACCCATGGACCCGACCTTGATCAGCACCTTTGCCGCTTATTCAGGCTGCGTTGACCAAAGGTATTCTGGGGCCGAAGAGGCAGCCAAATACGGTGCCGTGGGGGTAATCGTAAGGTCTATGAACTTGAGGATAGATAATTTTCCACATACGGGTTCAATGGGATATGGGGATACCCCCGTTTCAAAACGCATACCGGCCGCCGCAATAAGTACCAAAGGGGCGGAATTGTTGAGTACTACCTTAAAGCTGAATTCCGAGACCAAGTTTTATTTTAAGCAAAATTGTAAGCAGTTCAATGACGTAGAGTCCTTTAACGTTATCGGTGAGATCAGGGGGTCCGAGTTTCCTAATGAAATCATGGTCATTGGGGGGCATCTCGATTCGTGGGACTTAGGGGATGGATCACACGATGATGGTGCGGGTTGCGTGCAGAGTATGGATGTGCTTCGCTTGTTAAAAACAACGGGTTACAAGCCTAAAAGAACAATCCGCGTCGTTCTGTTTATGAACGAGGAGAACGGATTAAGGGGAGGTAATAAATATGCTGAAATCGCCAAAGGCAAAAATGAAAAACATGTTTTTGCCCTGGAAAGCGATGCAGGAGGGTTTACGCCTCGCGGATTCTCTTTTGACTGTTCCGACGAAAACCTGAAGCAGGTTCATAGCTGGAAGAGCCTTTTTGAGCCGTATTATATCCATCTTTTTGAAAAAGGCTTTAGCGGGGCCGACATTCGCCCGTTGAAAGATGACGGAATCGTATTGGCCGGGCTTAGACCTGATTCCCAAAGGTATTTTGAGCACCATCATTCCGAAAATGACACCTTTGAACACGTCAATAAAAGGGAGCTTGAGCTAGGCGCGGCATCTATGGCCAGTTTGGTCTATCTGTTCGATACCTACGGTGTGGTGACTTCCCCCAAATAA
- a CDS encoding peptidylprolyl isomerase: MQDGIYAKFNTDKGEILVKLTHDKTPGTVGNFVALAEGKQENTAKAKGEPYYDGLNFHRVIPDFMIQGGCPQGTGTGDAGYKFDDEFHPDLNHSEPGVLSMANAGPGTNGSQFFITHVPTPWLDNKHTVFGHVQSGQDVVDSIAQGDKINSVEIVRVGDDAEKWDALAAFENFKTSKEQRLAEEKAKQAAELDKVAAGFDETESGLRYKLIQKGDGPQAQKGQTVSVHYEGSLLNGQVFDSSYKRNQPIDFQLGVGQVIPGWDEGIALLKVGDKARLVIPSDLAYGSAGAGGVIPPNATLLFDVELMGVK; the protein is encoded by the coding sequence ATGCAAGACGGAATCTACGCAAAATTCAATACTGACAAAGGTGAGATTTTAGTAAAACTTACCCATGATAAAACGCCCGGTACGGTCGGTAATTTTGTTGCCTTGGCAGAAGGTAAGCAAGAAAATACGGCCAAGGCCAAAGGGGAGCCTTATTACGATGGGCTAAACTTTCACAGGGTCATACCTGATTTTATGATCCAGGGCGGATGTCCACAAGGAACCGGTACAGGTGACGCAGGATATAAGTTCGACGATGAATTTCATCCCGACCTAAACCATTCGGAACCCGGTGTCCTTTCTATGGCCAATGCAGGACCTGGCACTAATGGAAGCCAGTTTTTTATTACCCATGTACCTACTCCATGGTTGGATAACAAGCATACCGTTTTCGGACACGTTCAAAGCGGTCAGGATGTGGTCGATAGCATTGCCCAAGGCGATAAGATAAATAGTGTTGAAATCGTTCGCGTAGGTGACGATGCCGAAAAATGGGATGCACTTGCGGCATTCGAAAATTTTAAAACTTCCAAAGAACAGCGTCTTGCCGAAGAAAAGGCTAAGCAAGCTGCGGAATTGGACAAGGTTGCCGCCGGATTCGATGAAACCGAAAGTGGACTACGATATAAACTGATCCAAAAAGGTGATGGGCCCCAAGCCCAAAAGGGACAAACGGTTTCCGTTCATTACGAAGGATCTTTGTTGAATGGTCAAGTTTTTGATTCTTCTTACAAACGCAATCAGCCCATCGATTTTCAGTTGGGGGTAGGCCAGGTCATTCCCGGGTGGGATGAAGGCATAGCGCTATTGAAAGTAGGTGATAAGGCAAGGTTGGTGATACCATCGGATCTAGCGTACGGTAGTGCCGGCGCCGGTGGGGTAATTCCGCCGAACGCAACCCTATTGTTCGATGTTGAATTGATGGGGGTCAAATAA
- a CDS encoding cold-shock protein translates to MSKGTVKFFNDSKGYGFITEDGSSEDHFVHISGLIDEIREGDVVEFELQQGKKGLNAVNVKVVD, encoded by the coding sequence ATGAGTAAAGGAACAGTAAAATTCTTCAATGATTCCAAAGGTTACGGATTTATCACTGAAGATGGTTCAAGCGAAGATCACTTTGTACACATTTCTGGTTTAATCGATGAAATTCGTGAAGGTGACGTTGTAGAATTTGAGCTACAACAAGGTAAAAAAGGACTGAACGCGGTAAATGTGAAAGTTGTAGACTAA